In Pseudomonas sp. GCEP-101, one DNA window encodes the following:
- a CDS encoding paraquat-inducible protein A — MRAIDAGIVVCGECHQLNRREDDGETHCSRCGAVVHERRPNSIIRTWALLITAAILYIPANLLPIMTVNFLGNGMPATIMEGVVELINADMVPIAAVVFVASILVPTFKLVGIALLLYSVQRRQPLSALQRNVMYRFIEWIGRWSMLDIFVIAILVTLVNFGNLASIEANLGAAAFASVVVLTMLAAVTFDPRLIWDNTDAEDNDE, encoded by the coding sequence ATGCGGGCCATTGACGCCGGGATCGTGGTCTGTGGCGAATGCCACCAGCTCAACCGTCGTGAAGACGATGGGGAGACCCACTGCAGCCGCTGCGGCGCGGTGGTTCATGAGCGTCGTCCCAACAGCATCATCCGCACCTGGGCGCTGCTGATCACTGCGGCGATCCTGTATATCCCCGCCAACCTGCTGCCGATCATGACGGTGAATTTCCTCGGCAACGGCATGCCGGCGACGATCATGGAGGGTGTGGTCGAACTGATCAATGCCGACATGGTGCCCATCGCTGCGGTGGTGTTCGTGGCCAGTATTCTGGTGCCGACCTTCAAGCTCGTCGGCATTGCGCTGCTACTGTATTCAGTGCAGCGGCGCCAGCCGCTTTCCGCCCTGCAACGGAATGTGATGTACCGCTTCATCGAGTGGATCGGCCGCTGGTCGATGCTCGACATCTTCGTCATCGCGATCCTGGTGACGCTGGTGAACTTCGGCAACCTGGCCAGCATCGAGGCGAACCTCGGTGCGGCCGCCTTCGCCAGCGTGGTGGTGCTCACCATGCTGGCTGCAGTGACTTTCGATCCCCGGCTGATCTGGGATAACACGGACGCGGAAGACAACGATGAGTGA
- the msrQ gene encoding protein-methionine-sulfoxide reductase heme-binding subunit MsrQ, translating into MRYPYWRAGVFLAALLPPLYWLYQAWIFDLGPDPGKALVDRLGQGGLVLLLITLAMTPLQKITRWGGWVQVRRQLGLWCFTYIVLHLSAYAVFILGLDWAQLGVELRKRPYIIVGVVGFLGLLCLAVTSNRYSMRRLGTGWKKLHRLIYVILGLGLLHMLWVVRSDLERWAVYAAIGLLLMLLRVPPVARRLPLLRGRLTAG; encoded by the coding sequence ATGCGCTATCCGTACTGGCGCGCCGGGGTGTTCCTGGCGGCGCTGTTGCCACCGCTCTATTGGCTGTACCAGGCGTGGATATTCGATCTGGGGCCGGACCCGGGAAAGGCCCTGGTCGATCGACTGGGGCAGGGCGGCTTGGTCCTGCTGCTCATTACCCTGGCCATGACGCCCCTGCAGAAAATTACCCGGTGGGGTGGCTGGGTCCAGGTGCGTCGTCAACTGGGCCTGTGGTGCTTTACCTATATAGTGCTGCACCTGAGCGCCTATGCCGTCTTTATCCTTGGCTTGGATTGGGCGCAGTTGGGCGTCGAACTGCGCAAGCGCCCCTATATCATCGTCGGTGTCGTCGGCTTCCTAGGGCTGCTCTGCCTGGCCGTTACCTCCAATCGCTACAGCATGCGCAGGCTGGGCACCGGCTGGAAGAAACTGCATCGCCTGATATATGTCATCCTCGGTCTGGGGTTGCTGCATATGCTATGGGTCGTGCGCTCGGATCTCGAACGCTGGGCCGTCTACGCAGCCATAGGCCTGCTGTTGATGCTGCTCCGGGTGCCGCCTGTGGCGCGGCGTCTGCCTTTGCTGCGCGGCCGCCTGACGGCTGGCTGA
- a CDS encoding paraquat-inducible protein A: MPDIEGQALRDLPLEELMACHECDLLMRREPVPLGHRSVCPRCGYELEIHRPHMVRRALALVLTALILYIPANFLPIMHITILGQTSMDTVWSGVVGLYHSNMAGVAFLVFLCSMVIPLAKLLCQLFVLLSIRYKSLREHGMLLLRGYQHLREWGMLEVYLMGILVSIVKLIGMAELHVSVGLACFVGLLFTQVWLEVTMSHHQVWGELSGEFDDAGH; encoded by the coding sequence ATGCCCGATATCGAAGGACAAGCCTTGCGGGATCTGCCTCTGGAAGAGCTGATGGCTTGCCACGAGTGCGACCTGCTGATGCGCCGCGAGCCCGTTCCCCTCGGGCACCGCTCGGTTTGCCCGCGTTGCGGATACGAGCTGGAAATCCACCGTCCTCACATGGTCCGCCGTGCGCTGGCGTTGGTGCTGACGGCCTTGATTCTGTATATCCCGGCGAACTTCCTGCCGATCATGCACATCACCATCCTCGGCCAGACCAGCATGGATACCGTGTGGAGCGGTGTGGTCGGCCTCTACCATTCGAACATGGCCGGTGTCGCGTTCCTGGTGTTCCTGTGCAGCATGGTGATCCCCCTGGCGAAGCTGCTCTGCCAGCTGTTCGTGCTGCTATCCATTCGCTACAAGTCGCTGCGCGAGCACGGCATGCTGCTGCTGCGCGGCTATCAGCACCTGCGTGAATGGGGAATGCTCGAGGTCTATCTGATGGGCATCCTCGTTTCGATCGTCAAACTGATCGGGATGGCGGAGTTGCACGTCAGTGTTGGCCTGGCCTGTTTCGTGGGCCTGCTGTTCACCCAGGTCTGGCTGGAGGTCACCATGTCCCACCATCAGGTCTGGGGCGAACTGTCCGGGGAGTTCGACGATGCGGGCCATTGA
- a CDS encoding PqiB family protein, protein MSDLPTPKMRKTTNWSAIWILPLIALAIGAWLAWRAYDQAGIMIQIQFESGEGIQANKTEVVFKGIGVGKVVDLHVNKPNMGVTAVVEMRKEAAEYLSKSTRFWLVKPRVSIAGVTGLETLVSGNYIAVDPVKGEQQHEFIALKEPPPLSDSLPGLHLILKADRLGSLEQGSPIYYRQIQVGQVKSYQLAEDQKTIEVKVHIEPAYANLVRKHTRFWNASGITLSGSLSGLKLRTESLASIAAGGIAFATPENYADSPPTDPTKPFRLYEDFDAAQAGLAVKVKVSDVSGLTPGSTPVMYNGVEVGTVKSIDMDKDFNGATATLSMDPRTEEFLNSKTEFWMVKPSISLAGITGLEALVKGNYLNVRFASDGEPTRDFVIRPKAPPLNLDAPGLHLVLTTDQLGSLEVGTPILYRQMKVGSVQSYQLSRRDPSRLVIGVHIEPEYANLVNTSSRFWNISGITVSGGLDGIKLKSESLQTLLAGGIAFDTPDPKAAPITKVRRFALFDNEEDAHLKGQMIELRADTADGLKEGTVLRYKGLEVGRVEQVELSKDLQSVLLKARLTRSADRIARQGTRFWVVGPQVGLSGVSNLGTIVSGQYIEVLPGAKAGQEQTSFSLLAGEPNRLLDEDGLRLTLSAPRRGSLKTGVPVTYREVQVGKVTSFELGETADRVLIHILIEPRYAPLVRTGSRFWNTSGVGVDAGLFKGVKVRTESMETILAGGVAFATPNNDTMGAPAKPGQTFALFDEANDEWLDWAPKIPLGKAN, encoded by the coding sequence ATGAGTGACCTCCCAACACCCAAGATGCGCAAGACCACCAACTGGTCGGCTATCTGGATCCTTCCGCTGATCGCACTGGCGATCGGTGCCTGGCTGGCCTGGCGCGCCTACGACCAGGCGGGGATCATGATCCAGATCCAGTTCGAGAGTGGCGAGGGTATCCAGGCCAACAAGACCGAGGTGGTGTTCAAGGGCATTGGCGTGGGCAAGGTGGTCGACCTGCATGTGAACAAGCCCAACATGGGCGTCACGGCGGTGGTCGAGATGCGCAAGGAGGCGGCGGAGTACCTGAGCAAGAGCACCCGCTTCTGGCTGGTCAAGCCGCGCGTGTCGATTGCCGGGGTGACCGGCCTGGAGACCTTGGTCTCGGGTAACTACATCGCCGTCGACCCGGTGAAGGGCGAGCAGCAGCACGAGTTCATCGCGCTGAAGGAGCCGCCGCCGCTGTCGGACAGCCTGCCCGGCTTGCACCTGATCCTCAAAGCCGATCGCCTGGGTTCCCTGGAGCAGGGTAGCCCGATCTATTACCGGCAGATCCAGGTCGGCCAGGTGAAGAGCTACCAGTTGGCCGAGGACCAGAAGACCATCGAGGTAAAGGTCCACATCGAGCCGGCCTACGCCAACCTGGTGCGCAAGCACACGCGCTTCTGGAACGCCAGCGGCATTACCTTGTCCGGCAGCCTCAGCGGCCTGAAGCTGCGCACCGAGTCCCTGGCGAGCATCGCGGCGGGCGGCATCGCCTTCGCCACGCCGGAGAACTATGCGGACAGCCCGCCCACCGACCCGACCAAGCCGTTCCGCCTCTATGAGGACTTCGACGCCGCCCAGGCCGGGCTTGCGGTCAAGGTGAAGGTGAGTGACGTCAGCGGCCTCACCCCTGGCAGCACGCCCGTGATGTACAACGGCGTGGAAGTCGGCACGGTGAAAAGCATCGACATGGACAAGGACTTCAACGGCGCCACCGCTACCCTGTCCATGGACCCGCGCACCGAGGAATTCCTCAACAGCAAGACCGAGTTCTGGATGGTCAAGCCGAGCATCTCGCTCGCGGGCATCACCGGGCTCGAGGCTCTGGTGAAGGGCAACTACCTCAACGTGCGCTTCGCCAGCGATGGCGAGCCGACCCGTGATTTCGTCATTCGGCCCAAAGCCCCACCGCTGAATCTCGACGCCCCCGGCCTGCACCTGGTGCTGACCACCGATCAACTCGGGTCGCTGGAGGTCGGTACGCCGATCCTCTACCGGCAGATGAAGGTCGGCAGCGTGCAGAGCTACCAGTTGTCCCGGCGTGATCCGTCGCGCCTGGTCATCGGTGTGCACATCGAGCCGGAGTACGCCAACCTGGTGAATACCTCGTCGCGCTTCTGGAACATCAGCGGCATCACGGTCAGCGGCGGGCTCGACGGCATCAAGCTGAAGAGCGAGTCGTTGCAGACCTTGCTTGCTGGCGGCATCGCTTTCGATACGCCCGATCCCAAGGCGGCGCCGATCACCAAGGTGCGTCGCTTCGCCTTGTTCGATAACGAGGAGGATGCGCATCTCAAGGGGCAGATGATCGAGTTGCGCGCCGATACCGCCGACGGGCTGAAGGAAGGCACCGTCCTGCGCTACAAGGGCCTGGAGGTTGGCCGCGTGGAGCAGGTTGAGCTGAGCAAGGACCTGCAGAGCGTGCTGCTGAAGGCGCGCCTGACCCGCAGCGCCGATCGCATCGCCCGCCAGGGCACGCGTTTCTGGGTAGTGGGGCCGCAGGTCGGGCTGTCCGGCGTGAGCAACCTGGGCACCATCGTCAGCGGCCAGTACATCGAGGTCCTGCCGGGCGCCAAGGCGGGGCAGGAGCAGACCAGCTTCAGCCTGCTGGCAGGTGAGCCCAACCGTTTGCTGGATGAGGACGGCCTGCGCCTGACGCTCAGCGCGCCTCGTCGTGGCTCGCTGAAGACCGGTGTGCCGGTGACGTACCGTGAAGTTCAGGTGGGCAAGGTAACGTCCTTCGAACTGGGCGAAACGGCGGATCGCGTGCTGATCCATATCCTCATCGAGCCGCGCTACGCGCCGCTGGTGCGCACCGGTAGCCGCTTCTGGAATACCAGCGGTGTTGGCGTGGATGCCGGGCTGTTCAAGGGCGTGAAGGTGCGCACCGAGTCGATGGAGACGATCCTCGCCGGCGGCGTGGCCTTCGCCACCCCGAACAATGACACGATGGGCGCGCCGGCGAAGCCCGGGCAGACCTTCGCGCTGTTCGACGAGGCCAACGACGAGTGGCTGGACTGGGCACCGAAGATCCCGCTGGGCAAGGCGAACTGA